A single window of Paracoccus albus DNA harbors:
- the gph gene encoding phosphoglycolate phosphatase (PGP is an essential enzyme in the glycolate salvage pathway in higher organisms (photorespiration in plants). Phosphoglycolate results from the oxidase activity of RubisCO in the Calvin cycle when concentrations of carbon dioxide are low relative to oxygen. This enzyme is a member of the Haloacid Dehalogenase (HAD) superfamily of aspartate-nucleophile hydrolase enzymes (PF00702).): MIVIFDLDGTLIDSAPDIHATANAVLAEEGLEGFDLPTIRSFVGRGVPMLVQQMLDARGISDHERAERMIASLVARYESAVGLTRPYPGVVAALEALQASGHVMGVCTNKPAAPAHSVLRHLGLDRFFKEVIGGDSGLPRKPDPAMLLAVRQELGDLQTVYVGDSEVDAETAASANVPFFLFTEGYRKAEPETLPHDALFSEFSALPGLIAAI, from the coding sequence GTGATCGTCATCTTTGATCTTGACGGGACGCTGATCGACAGCGCCCCCGATATTCATGCGACGGCTAACGCTGTTTTGGCGGAAGAGGGGCTGGAGGGCTTTGATCTTCCGACGATCCGCAGCTTCGTCGGCCGCGGTGTGCCTATGCTGGTGCAGCAGATGCTGGACGCGCGCGGCATTTCCGATCATGAGAGGGCCGAGCGTATGATTGCCAGTCTTGTGGCGAGGTATGAAAGCGCAGTTGGTCTGACGCGGCCCTATCCCGGCGTGGTCGCGGCGTTGGAGGCTCTGCAGGCAAGCGGACACGTGATGGGTGTCTGCACCAACAAACCTGCCGCCCCCGCGCATTCCGTGCTGCGCCATCTTGGGCTTGACCGGTTCTTCAAAGAGGTGATCGGCGGCGATAGCGGGCTTCCACGCAAACCGGACCCGGCGATGCTTCTTGCCGTTCGGCAAGAGCTGGGTGACTTGCAAACTGTCTATGTTGGTGACAGCGAGGTTGATGCGGAAACGGCTGCTTCGGCGAATGTGCCGTTCTTCCTGTTCACAGAAGGCTATCGCAAGGCCGAACCGGAAACATTGCCGCATGATGCGCTGTTTTCCGAATTTTCAGCTTTGCCGGGTCTGATTGCCGCCATATGA
- a CDS encoding flagellar hook-basal body complex protein gives MDNAIYAGLTRQSGLMREMRVIANNIANAETTGFRREGVIFSEHVADTGRGLDALSMANARGRLLDLEQAGMTLTGGTYDLAVDGPGFFAVQTDDGVKITRAGAYLTSAEGELMNADGHRLLDEGLAPIQVPPGAASVAVGPDGTLSADGEQLARIGLFAPPETQLMQRSGGTLFDAGDELQPAGNATIRQGFLEGSNVQPIAEITRMIEVQRAYEIGQNLLDREDKRIRDTIASLTR, from the coding sequence ATGGATAACGCGATCTATGCGGGGCTGACGCGTCAATCCGGCCTGATGCGAGAAATGAGGGTGATTGCGAACAACATCGCCAACGCCGAAACCACCGGCTTCCGGCGCGAGGGGGTCATTTTCTCAGAGCATGTGGCAGATACTGGGCGCGGTCTTGACGCGCTGTCGATGGCCAATGCGCGGGGCAGGTTGCTGGACCTTGAGCAAGCCGGGATGACGCTGACCGGCGGGACTTACGATCTGGCCGTCGATGGGCCGGGCTTCTTCGCTGTGCAAACCGATGATGGCGTAAAAATAACCCGCGCCGGTGCCTATCTGACCTCTGCCGAGGGAGAGTTGATGAATGCGGATGGTCACCGTCTGCTGGATGAAGGGCTGGCCCCGATCCAGGTACCGCCGGGTGCTGCATCTGTCGCTGTCGGTCCCGACGGAACCCTGTCGGCCGACGGCGAACAGCTGGCCCGCATCGGTCTTTTCGCGCCCCCTGAAACGCAGCTGATGCAAAGATCCGGTGGCACTTTGTTCGACGCAGGCGATGAGTTGCAACCTGCTGGAAACGCAACGATCCGTCAGGGCTTCCTTGAAGGCTCCAACGTTCAGCCGATTGCCGAGATCACCCGCATGATCGAGGTGCAGCGCGCCTATGAGATCGGCCAGAATCTTCTGGACCGCGAGGATAAGCGTATCCGCGACACCATCGCCTCCCTGACCCGATAA
- the rfbB gene encoding dTDP-glucose 4,6-dehydratase encodes MKIIVTGGAGFIGSAVVRQAIRDGHEVVNLDSLTYAANLENVASVSNAPGYAFEQVDIRDRAALDRVFADHQPDAVMHLAAESHVDRSIDGPGEFIQTNINGTYNLLEAARAYWTEQGKPDDFRFHHISTDEVFGSLGDEGQFTEETPYDPRSPYSASKAASDHLVRAWHETYGLPVVMTNCSNNYGPFHFPEKLVPVVILKALSGQPIPVYGDGGNVRDWLYVEDHANALLTVLEKGELGRSYNIGGENEAKNIDLVRTICAHMDDLHPEGAPHADLITFVTDRPGHDRRYAIDPTRMRNELGWRPSVTVEEGLRKTVEWYLANEDWWRPLLERDGVGKRLGTG; translated from the coding sequence ATGAAGATCATCGTAACGGGCGGCGCAGGCTTTATCGGCTCTGCCGTTGTACGTCAGGCCATCCGCGACGGACATGAGGTCGTCAATCTGGATTCGCTGACCTATGCAGCCAATCTGGAAAATGTGGCCAGCGTGTCCAACGCGCCCGGATATGCCTTTGAACAGGTCGATATCCGCGACCGTGCGGCGCTTGATCGTGTCTTTGCCGATCATCAGCCCGACGCGGTCATGCATCTCGCCGCTGAAAGCCATGTCGACCGCTCTATCGACGGTCCGGGAGAGTTCATCCAGACCAATATCAACGGCACATACAACCTGTTAGAGGCGGCCCGCGCCTATTGGACCGAACAAGGCAAACCGGACGATTTCCGCTTCCACCACATCTCAACGGATGAGGTGTTCGGCTCGCTGGGTGATGAAGGTCAGTTCACTGAAGAAACGCCTTACGATCCGCGCAGCCCCTATTCTGCGTCCAAGGCAGCATCCGACCATCTTGTTCGCGCGTGGCACGAGACCTATGGCCTGCCGGTCGTCATGACCAACTGTTCGAACAATTACGGTCCTTTCCACTTCCCCGAGAAGCTGGTGCCAGTGGTGATCCTGAAAGCGCTTTCGGGTCAGCCGATTCCGGTCTATGGCGATGGCGGCAACGTCCGTGACTGGCTTTATGTCGAAGATCACGCCAATGCGCTGCTGACCGTTCTGGAGAAGGGTGAGCTTGGCCGAAGCTATAATATCGGTGGCGAGAATGAGGCGAAAAACATCGACCTCGTCCGCACGATCTGTGCGCATATGGATGACCTTCACCCCGAAGGTGCGCCCCATGCCGATCTGATCACCTTTGTCACCGACCGGCCCGGCCATGACCGGCGCTATGCCATCGACCCGACGCGGATGCGCAATGAACTCGGCTGGCGCCCGTCTGTGACCGTCGAAGAAGGGCTGCGAAAGACTGTCGAATGGTATCTGGCCAACGAAGACTGGTGGCGCCCGCTGCTGGAGCGTGATGGCGTTGGCAAACGTTTGGGCACAGGCTGA
- a CDS encoding glycosyltransferase — MMIGLALYQGAEHIAAQLESIAAQTHKDWRLVVSDDGSDDAGPQILRDFAASRPDGQVQLVEGPRKGATQNFLSMIGHAQRGEYLSFSDQDDVWRPDKLARAIAVLGSDRDLGLYSARTTICDVHLNPLSASRQFPGPFDFRNALIQAVTAGNTLLLPPKAVDLAQRAAPAAATADIEAHDWWLYQLVAGAGHRIFRDDAEVLLYRQHQDNLKGRNDTLPAMRARLGQLFAGDYGHWVHANTAALTAVQHELTSENRDLLQRFSSGLDMPGPRMALEMKKLGLRRQTAAGSAAFYAAVLAGKLRRPKL; from the coding sequence GTGATGATTGGTCTGGCACTTTATCAGGGTGCCGAACATATCGCGGCACAACTGGAAAGCATCGCTGCACAAACGCATAAGGATTGGCGGCTCGTCGTGTCGGATGATGGCTCGGACGATGCAGGACCGCAGATTTTGCGCGATTTTGCGGCCTCTCGACCTGATGGGCAGGTGCAGCTTGTCGAAGGACCGCGCAAGGGGGCGACGCAGAATTTCCTGTCAATGATCGGTCACGCGCAGAGGGGCGAGTATCTCTCATTTTCCGATCAGGACGACGTCTGGCGACCGGATAAGCTGGCCCGCGCGATTGCTGTGCTCGGCTCTGATAGAGATCTGGGGCTGTACAGTGCGCGGACCACCATCTGCGATGTGCATTTGAACCCGCTGAGCGCGTCACGCCAATTTCCCGGACCGTTTGATTTTCGAAATGCGCTGATCCAGGCCGTGACTGCGGGCAACACGCTGCTGCTGCCGCCCAAGGCTGTTGATCTGGCACAGCGGGCGGCCCCCGCGGCTGCTACGGCAGATATAGAGGCACATGACTGGTGGCTGTACCAGCTTGTTGCCGGGGCGGGTCACAGGATTTTCCGTGACGATGCAGAGGTTCTTCTGTACCGGCAGCATCAGGACAACCTGAAAGGGCGCAACGATACCTTGCCCGCGATGCGCGCCCGGCTTGGACAGCTTTTTGCCGGAGATTACGGCCATTGGGTTCATGCCAATACGGCGGCGCTGACTGCGGTCCAGCACGAATTGACGTCCGAAAACCGGGACCTGTTGCAGCGATTCAGTTCGGGCTTGGATATGCCCGGGCCGCGAATGGCATTGGAGATGAAAAAACTGGGGCTGCGTCGCCAGACCGCTGCGGGTAGCGCTGCATTTTACGCCGCCGTGCTGGCGGGGAAGCTTCGCCGTCCGAAGCTGTAA
- the flgH gene encoding flagellar basal body L-ring protein FlgH, whose product MRLTSIFAAALTLLSAAACNRVDHIGRPPTLTEPQSTPEFIAMTEPELDLPESPQRPEFSASLWRGERSSLVADARATTRGDILTVLIEIDDRAEISNSSSRSRSASDNVSIPAFGGLPQSLDKKMGGNASMAELAEADADSAYKGNGKVSRREKLRLRVAATVIDRLPNGTLHIRGSQEVRVNFELRELTVSGFVRPEDIGRSNEVSYDRIAGARISYGGRGQISDVQQPRYGQQIADIFLPY is encoded by the coding sequence ATGAGATTGACCAGCATTTTTGCTGCCGCGCTGACATTGCTGTCTGCTGCAGCCTGCAACCGCGTGGATCATATCGGCCGCCCCCCGACACTGACCGAGCCGCAAAGCACGCCGGAATTCATCGCCATGACAGAGCCGGAACTGGACCTGCCCGAATCGCCGCAACGTCCGGAGTTCAGCGCCTCGTTATGGCGGGGGGAGCGCAGTTCTCTGGTGGCGGACGCGCGGGCGACGACGCGCGGCGATATTCTGACCGTCCTGATCGAGATCGACGACAGGGCGGAAATCTCGAACAGTTCCAGTCGCTCACGCTCGGCCTCGGACAATGTCAGTATCCCTGCATTCGGTGGCCTGCCGCAAAGTCTGGACAAGAAAATGGGGGGCAATGCCTCGATGGCGGAACTGGCAGAGGCGGATGCGGATTCTGCCTATAAGGGCAACGGAAAGGTCTCTCGCCGCGAAAAGCTGCGACTGCGCGTTGCTGCCACCGTGATCGACCGTCTGCCGAACGGCACTTTGCATATCCGCGGCAGTCAGGAGGTGCGCGTGAATTTCGAGCTTCGTGAACTGACGGTTTCCGGTTTTGTCCGCCCCGAGGATATCGGACGCAGCAATGAGGTGTCGTATGATCGCATTGCCGGTGCGCGGATCTCCTATGGCGGGCGGGGCCAGATCAGCGATGTTCAGCAGCCTCGCTATGGGCAGCAGATCGCAGACATTTTTCTTCCATACTGA
- the rfbA gene encoding glucose-1-phosphate thymidylyltransferase RfbA, translated as MTQRKGIILAGGSGTRLYPITMGLSKQLLPIYDKPMIYYPISALMLAGIREIAIITTPEDQSQFQRLLGDGTQWGLEFTYIIQPSPDGLAQAYLLARDFLNGAGSAMVLGDNIFFGHRLSELLGNADSKTDGGTVFGYRVADPERYGVVDFDADGTVRSIIEKPENPPSQYAVTGLYFLDGTAPDRAAQVQPSHRGELEITTLLESYLHDGKLTVERMGRGYAWLDTGTHGSLLDAGNFVRTLERRQGLQTGSPDEIAYERGWIDGEQLADRAKQFVKNDYGRYLSGLLK; from the coding sequence ATGACCCAGCGTAAGGGCATCATCCTCGCCGGAGGTTCCGGCACACGGCTTTACCCGATCACGATGGGCCTGTCGAAGCAGCTTTTACCGATCTATGACAAGCCGATGATCTATTATCCGATCTCGGCCCTGATGCTGGCCGGAATTCGTGAGATCGCGATTATCACGACACCAGAGGATCAGTCCCAGTTCCAGCGCCTGCTGGGCGACGGTACGCAATGGGGCCTTGAGTTTACCTATATCATCCAGCCGTCGCCCGACGGGCTTGCGCAGGCTTATCTTCTGGCGCGCGACTTCCTGAACGGTGCGGGATCCGCAATGGTGCTGGGCGACAATATCTTCTTCGGGCATCGCCTGTCAGAGCTTCTGGGCAATGCAGATTCGAAGACCGATGGCGGCACGGTATTCGGTTATCGCGTGGCCGATCCGGAACGCTATGGCGTGGTGGATTTCGATGCTGACGGAACGGTCCGCTCCATCATCGAAAAACCTGAAAACCCGCCATCGCAATACGCTGTCACCGGCCTGTATTTCCTTGACGGCACTGCGCCGGATCGCGCGGCACAGGTTCAGCCATCGCACCGCGGCGAGTTGGAGATCACCACTTTGCTGGAATCCTACCTGCACGATGGCAAGCTGACCGTCGAACGCATGGGCCGTGGTTATGCCTGGCTGGATACCGGGACGCATGGCAGCCTTCTGGATGCGGGAAACTTCGTTCGTACGCTGGAAAGGCGCCAGGGCCTGCAAACCGGTTCACCCGACGAAATCGCGTACGAGCGGGGCTGGATCGATGGCGAACAGTTGGCCGATCGTGCCAAGCAATTCGTGAAGAACGACTACGGCCGATATCTGTCCGGGCTGCTGAAATAG
- the flgA gene encoding flagellar basal body P-ring formation chaperone FlgA, translating to MRWFIYFALGLLAAPAAMANVVAARDIPVGTIISGDDLSWDDQVSVGLSENALAVGKQARIAIYKGRPVTAAALRAPVLVERNQIVRIVYAAGSLRIATEGRALTEGAAGQIVRAMNLTSRKTISARVADDGTLLAGDQLKELR from the coding sequence ATGCGGTGGTTTATTTATTTTGCGCTTGGCCTTCTGGCCGCGCCCGCTGCGATGGCCAATGTCGTGGCGGCGCGCGACATTCCGGTGGGCACTATCATCTCCGGCGATGACCTTTCATGGGACGATCAGGTTTCCGTCGGACTTTCAGAAAACGCTCTGGCCGTCGGCAAGCAGGCCCGGATCGCGATCTACAAAGGGCGGCCTGTGACGGCCGCCGCGCTTCGCGCGCCGGTTCTGGTCGAACGGAACCAGATCGTGCGCATCGTCTACGCTGCGGGTTCGTTGCGTATTGCGACTGAAGGCAGGGCGCTGACGGAAGGCGCCGCGGGGCAGATTGTCCGGGCGATGAACCTGACATCGCGCAAGACGATCTCTGCCAGAGTCGCTGATGACGGAACCTTGCTTGCCGGCGACCAACTGAAGGAATTGCGATGA
- the flgG gene encoding flagellar basal-body rod protein FlgG, with protein MKALQIAATGMSAQQTRVDVISNNLANMSTTGYNPRRADFADLHYQQAVRPGTITAADGTAVPAGIQLGLGARPTSVTVNVGQGTLNPTGGELDLAIDGHGYIEVILPSGASGYTRDGALKRSADGQIVTSDGYPVAPGITIPDDARRVTINADGEAYAYFNDQVQPELLGQFTLAGFTNEKGLEAVGSNLFLETNASGPAIIGLPGQDGLGTVRQSYLEESSVDPVREITELIKAQRGYELNAKVITAADQMLGATVQVR; from the coding sequence ATGAAGGCCCTGCAGATCGCCGCCACCGGCATGAGCGCCCAACAGACGCGCGTCGATGTCATTTCCAACAACCTCGCGAATATGTCGACCACCGGCTATAACCCGCGCCGCGCCGATTTCGCCGACCTGCATTACCAGCAAGCCGTTCGACCCGGAACAATCACGGCGGCGGATGGCACGGCTGTGCCTGCCGGTATTCAGCTTGGCCTTGGCGCGCGTCCGACATCGGTGACGGTGAATGTCGGCCAGGGCACATTGAACCCCACCGGCGGTGAACTGGATCTCGCCATAGATGGGCATGGCTATATCGAGGTCATTCTGCCTTCGGGTGCCTCTGGCTATACGCGCGACGGTGCGCTGAAAAGATCTGCCGATGGGCAAATCGTGACATCCGACGGCTATCCGGTCGCCCCTGGCATCACGATCCCCGACGACGCGCGGCGCGTGACGATCAATGCCGATGGCGAGGCTTATGCCTATTTCAACGATCAGGTGCAGCCGGAGCTGCTGGGCCAGTTCACGCTTGCCGGTTTTACCAATGAAAAGGGGCTGGAGGCGGTCGGTTCCAACCTGTTTCTGGAAACCAATGCATCGGGGCCGGCCATCATAGGACTTCCGGGGCAGGACGGTTTGGGCACCGTGCGCCAAAGCTATCTGGAGGAAAGCTCTGTCGATCCGGTGCGGGAAATCACCGAACTGATCAAGGCACAGCGCGGCTATGAGCTGAACGCGAAGGTCATCACCGCTGCCGACCAGATGCTTGGCGCGACCGTACAGGTGCGGTGA
- the rfbD gene encoding dTDP-4-dehydrorhamnose reductase, which produces MDNLLVFGRTGQVATELSRIAPDAYFAGRDEADLTDPAACADLICSKKPNAVINAAAYTAVDKAEEDQQTAKLVNADAPAAMAAACAELRIPFVHVSTDYVFDGSGDQPRAEDASTNPLGAYGQTKLDGEQAIAAAGGQNAILRTSWVFSAHGNNFVKTMRRLGKERDRLTIVADQIGGPTAAADIARAVLTMAEAMTKDPSKGGIYHFSGAPDVSWADFAREIFAQSDLTTEVADIPTSAYPTPAKRPLNSRLHCAAVSHDFGVARPDWRQSLTDVIKELNV; this is translated from the coding sequence ATGGATAATCTTCTGGTTTTTGGCAGAACCGGACAGGTGGCAACAGAACTGTCGCGGATTGCGCCTGACGCGTATTTCGCGGGCCGTGACGAAGCCGACCTCACCGATCCTGCTGCCTGCGCCGATCTGATCTGCAGCAAAAAGCCGAATGCAGTCATCAACGCGGCTGCCTACACCGCTGTCGATAAGGCAGAAGAGGATCAGCAGACCGCAAAGCTGGTAAACGCCGATGCGCCGGCTGCGATGGCGGCGGCATGCGCCGAACTTCGCATCCCCTTCGTTCACGTCTCGACTGATTACGTCTTCGACGGATCAGGCGATCAGCCGCGCGCCGAAGATGCCTCGACCAATCCGCTGGGGGCCTATGGCCAGACGAAGCTGGACGGTGAACAGGCGATTGCAGCCGCTGGCGGGCAGAATGCGATCCTGCGGACAAGCTGGGTGTTTTCGGCGCATGGCAACAATTTCGTCAAGACGATGCGCCGCCTCGGCAAGGAACGCGACCGTCTGACCATCGTTGCCGATCAGATCGGCGGCCCGACCGCTGCCGCAGATATCGCGCGCGCTGTTCTGACGATGGCTGAAGCCATGACAAAGGACCCATCGAAAGGGGGCATCTATCATTTCTCGGGCGCACCGGATGTCAGCTGGGCCGATTTCGCGCGCGAAATCTTCGCCCAATCTGACCTGACGACCGAGGTTGCGGATATCCCGACAAGCGCCTACCCGACGCCCGCAAAGCGCCCGCTGAACTCTCGCCTGCACTGTGCCGCAGTCAGCCATGATTTCGGCGTCGCGCGTCCGGATTGGCGGCAATCGCTTACAGATGTGATAAAGGAACTGAACGTATGA
- a CDS encoding glycosyltransferase family protein, producing the protein MKLGDQVLNAFRQLDRAARVRGLGHTASLALRVLFTEGPAGVRRRLDALGPALRSRKPTQPDSVLILTMPHVLHFARRLQSVLEEAGLDAELSDTDRKAKQFDTVFTFAPQNFPAVPPGRCIAIQVEQSVLPHRWTPEYLKQLSECRAVFEYSRTNILAMQGKIPSGKLYHVPLTPMTSPPAPSAVGPQKVLFYGDASPDRRAKLLAQIKRDVPELEIETNLFGPRMTQRLEEAAIVLNLHAQSDGLLEVARISEALAHGCLVVSETSPDQAEIPDLEPRVVFAPQGDATALTAALRRLIDDDEAYAAQSSISFASGRDGFRLGVLRALQGLGLIEPATFERLATEYPSPVPPSRDLSGTCLTLPETPLRTDAFLQNNPSNYHLWPGMKASPGWRGAALSYRYIMRNLRDANVPEALVIEDDVILPPDFEQKLRTVRAYMDECDADLFSGLIVDLHKDAKVLGVERRDGLVLVQLDRAVMMICNIYRQRMIEHLAAWDDKDDNAFTNTIDRYMEAATHLRVVTTLPFMVDYGASLQSTLRDADNHKFDALRARSEALLAAKVAEFEAAES; encoded by the coding sequence TTGAAGCTCGGTGATCAGGTCTTGAATGCATTCAGGCAGCTTGACAGGGCTGCCCGTGTGCGCGGCCTCGGTCACACGGCATCGCTTGCACTGCGGGTCCTGTTCACCGAGGGTCCCGCTGGCGTCCGCCGCAGGCTGGACGCGCTTGGCCCTGCCTTGCGCAGCCGCAAGCCGACGCAGCCGGATTCCGTTCTGATCCTGACGATGCCGCATGTGCTACATTTCGCCCGCCGCCTGCAATCCGTGCTTGAGGAGGCCGGTTTAGATGCCGAACTGTCAGACACTGATCGCAAGGCTAAGCAGTTCGACACGGTGTTCACCTTCGCGCCGCAGAATTTCCCCGCCGTTCCCCCGGGTCGCTGCATCGCCATTCAGGTTGAACAATCGGTTCTGCCACATCGCTGGACACCGGAATATCTGAAACAGCTTTCAGAATGCCGCGCCGTCTTTGAATACTCCCGAACCAACATTTTGGCGATGCAGGGCAAAATACCGTCGGGCAAGCTGTATCATGTTCCGCTGACCCCAATGACTTCGCCTCCCGCGCCCTCGGCGGTCGGTCCGCAGAAAGTGCTGTTTTACGGCGACGCATCGCCGGATCGCCGTGCCAAGCTGCTTGCGCAAATCAAACGCGACGTTCCGGAGCTGGAGATTGAAACAAATCTTTTCGGACCAAGAATGACACAGCGTCTGGAAGAGGCCGCGATCGTTTTGAACCTGCACGCCCAATCAGATGGTTTGCTGGAGGTCGCGCGTATTTCCGAGGCACTCGCGCATGGTTGTTTGGTCGTCAGCGAAACATCCCCCGATCAGGCGGAAATACCAGATCTTGAACCGCGCGTTGTCTTTGCGCCTCAAGGTGACGCAACAGCACTGACAGCCGCCTTGCGCCGTCTGATAGATGATGACGAAGCCTATGCGGCACAAAGCAGTATCAGCTTCGCTTCCGGGCGAGACGGATTCAGGCTTGGCGTTCTGCGGGCATTGCAGGGGCTTGGACTGATAGAGCCTGCTACCTTCGAACGGCTGGCGACCGAGTATCCCTCTCCGGTCCCGCCCTCGCGGGACTTGTCGGGCACATGTCTGACATTGCCCGAAACGCCCCTGCGCACAGACGCATTCCTGCAAAATAACCCATCGAATTATCACCTCTGGCCGGGCATGAAGGCCAGCCCCGGTTGGCGCGGCGCGGCGCTCAGCTATCGCTATATCATGCGCAATCTGCGCGATGCCAACGTACCCGAAGCGCTCGTGATCGAGGATGACGTCATCCTTCCGCCGGATTTCGAGCAGAAGCTGAGAACGGTTCGCGCCTATATGGATGAATGCGATGCGGACCTGTTCTCTGGTCTGATCGTCGATCTGCACAAGGACGCAAAGGTTTTGGGGGTCGAGCGCCGCGATGGGCTGGTTCTGGTGCAGCTTGACCGGGCAGTGATGATGATCTGCAACATTTACAGGCAGCGGATGATCGAACATCTGGCGGCGTGGGACGATAAAGATGACAATGCATTTACCAACACAATCGACCGCTATATGGAGGCCGCAACACATTTGCGCGTTGTGACGACTTTGCCGTTCATGGTCGATTACGGGGCAAGCCTGCAATCAACTCTGCGCGATGCCGATAACCACAAATTCGATGCCCTCAGGGCAAGATCAGAAGCACTGCTTGCAGCAAAAGTCGCAGAGTTCGAAGCGGCGGAAAGCTGA
- the rpe gene encoding ribulose-phosphate 3-epimerase yields the protein MSFERSIKIAPSILSADFADFGREIRAVEDQGADWVHVDVMDGHFVPNLTFGPPAVKAFRPHVRGFMDVHLMIAPVDPYIEAYADAGADLITAHVEAGPHIHRTLQAIRATGKKAGVALNPGTPVEAVEYVLDLADLVLVMSVNPGFGGQKFIHSQVDKIAKLRGMIGDRPIHIQVDGGVDPKTAPLVARAGADVLVAGSAVFKGGSVDKADAYGENIRALRQAAELAVNRA from the coding sequence ATGAGCTTTGAGCGCAGCATCAAGATTGCCCCGTCCATCCTCTCTGCCGATTTTGCCGATTTCGGTCGTGAGATCCGCGCGGTAGAGGATCAGGGTGCCGACTGGGTCCATGTCGATGTCATGGACGGTCATTTCGTCCCCAACCTGACTTTTGGGCCGCCCGCCGTAAAGGCGTTCAGGCCGCATGTTCGTGGCTTCATGGATGTGCACCTGATGATCGCGCCGGTCGATCCCTATATCGAGGCATATGCCGATGCGGGGGCCGATCTGATCACCGCGCATGTCGAGGCCGGTCCCCATATTCACAGGACGCTGCAGGCTATTCGGGCAACCGGCAAGAAGGCAGGTGTTGCGCTCAACCCCGGCACCCCGGTGGAAGCGGTCGAATATGTTCTGGACCTGGCCGATCTTGTGCTTGTGATGTCGGTTAATCCCGGCTTTGGCGGGCAGAAGTTCATTCACAGCCAGGTCGACAAGATCGCCAAGCTGCGCGGGATGATCGGTGACCGGCCCATTCACATTCAGGTGGACGGCGGCGTCGATCCGAAGACGGCACCGCTGGTGGCCAGGGCAGGTGCGGATGTGCTGGTCGCCGGGTCCGCCGTGTTCAAAGGGGGATCGGTCGACAAGGCCGATGCTTACGGCGAAAATATCCGTGCGCTCCGGCAGGCGGCTGAGTTGGCCGTCAACCGGGCCTGA
- the rfbC gene encoding dTDP-4-dehydrorhamnose 3,5-epimerase, protein MKVETTPLDGVLILTPRRHGDDRGYFSESWNRKTLAEADVHLPEFVQDNHSMSRTVGTLRGLHYQSPPMAQGKLVRCGRGALYDVAVDARRGSPTYGQWFGETLTEENGKQLWVPAGFLHGFVTIQPDTEIIYKCTAHYSPENDGAVRWDTVGIDWGVENPILSEKDSKAPAFVEWESPFTIENTA, encoded by the coding sequence ATGAAAGTCGAAACAACCCCACTGGACGGCGTTTTGATCCTGACCCCGCGCCGTCATGGAGACGACCGCGGCTATTTCAGCGAAAGCTGGAACCGCAAAACCCTTGCCGAGGCCGATGTGCACCTGCCCGAATTCGTTCAGGACAATCATTCCATGTCGCGAACGGTGGGCACTTTGCGCGGACTGCACTATCAATCGCCGCCGATGGCACAGGGTAAGCTGGTTCGCTGTGGGCGCGGTGCGCTTTACGATGTGGCCGTCGATGCCCGCCGCGGCAGCCCGACGTATGGTCAGTGGTTCGGCGAAACGCTGACCGAAGAAAACGGCAAGCAATTGTGGGTCCCGGCAGGCTTTCTGCACGGCTTCGTCACCATCCAGCCGGACACCGAAATCATCTACAAATGCACCGCGCATTACTCGCCCGAAAATGATGGCGCCGTCCGCTGGGATACGGTCGGCATTGATTGGGGCGTCGAAAATCCGATCCTGTCGGAAAAGGACAGCAAGGCGCCGGCCTTCGTAGAGTGGGAATCGCCGTTCACGATTGAGAACACGGCATGA